GTGGTCGGCAAGGTCGAGTGCGGCTACGTCTTCGTGGACGGACAGTCGGTCGGCGACGTCACCGAGTCCGAGCTCAAGGACCGCCGGATCCTCGGCGAGGAGGGCTTCATCTCGGTCATCGTGGTCGTCGACTCCGTCGCCGGGAAGGTCTCCGCCGGACCCGAGATCCACGCCCGCGGCCACGCCTGGGCCGACTCCGACTTCGAGTCGATCAAGCAGCCGATCATCGACGCGGTCAACCGCTCGCTGACCGAGGGCAGCACCGACACCTACCAGCTGCAGCAGGTGATCCGCCGGACCATCGGCCGCTGGGTGAGCAACACCCACAAGCGCCGGCCGATGATCATCCCGGTCGTGGTCGAGGCGTAGCGGCCAGCGCGAACAACGCCCGAACGCCAAGACGCCCCGCCCCTCCTTGCGGAGGGACGGGGCGTCTGTCGTTGCTGGGGACTACTGCTTGCCCTTCAGCTTGATCGTCACCGTCGCGGTGAAGGCGGCGATCTTGGCGTCACCGGGGTAGCTCACGGTCGCCTTGACCTTGCGCACGCCCTGCTTCCACAGCTTCCTGAGCTGCTTCTTCGCCTTGATCGTCAGCACGCCGTTGACCACGGTCCCGGTGTACTGCTTGCCCTTGATCGTGACGGTCACCGGACCGGCCAGCGCGACGCCACCGGCGGTGGCGATGCTGATCGTGACGGTGCCCTTCTTGGCGCTCGCCTTCGGGGAGACGGTCGCGGTGCCGGGTGTCGGGGGAGCGGGCACGACCACGGTCGTGCTGACCGGATCAGACTTTCCGGCAGCGTTGACCGCGATCACGGAGACCTGGTGCGAGCCCGGTCCGACGGGAGCGGAGTCGAACGACGTCGTAGCCGCGCCCACCGCCGTCGGTGCTGCGCCGTCGACGCTGACCTCGTATCCGGTCACCGGCGTGCCGCCGTCGCTGGCCGGCGCGTGCCAGCCCGCCTGGATCTTGCCGGTGCCGGCCTGCCAGGTCGCGGTGAGGTTCGTGGCCGGGCCCGGACGGTCGGGGACCACGACCGTCACCGTCAGCGGCGCGGAGTCGCCCGTGGCGTTGGTCGCCATGACCGACACCGTGTGCGATCCCTTGACCAGGTCCATGCCGTCGAGCGAGGTCGTGCCTGCCGGGACCGTGGTCGGGGCCCCGCCATCGACGGTCACCTTGTAGCCGGTGATCGATGAGCTGCCGCCGTCGGCCGGCTCGTCCCAGGTCGCCTTCACCTTGCGGGTGTTCGGCTGCCAGGCCGCCTCGAGGTTCTGCACGATCGTGGGCGTCGCGCCCGGGGTCGAACAGACACTCACGGCGATGTTGTCGATGTACCAGCCGTCGTTGCCGTTGCAGCCGTCCATGCCGAAGTCGAACCGGAACTGGACGGTGTCACCGGCGTCGGCGACCTGGCTGAGGTCGATCACCGACGAGCCCCACGATCCGGTCGGCTGGCCGCCGTCGGCACCGGTGAACGCCACCTCGTCCGCCATCGGGTTGGTGTTGCCCGCCGCGACTGACTGCAGGTGGCCACCCGGCGCGTTGTGGATCCAGGCGGCGTCAGGAACCAGCTCGTACGCCGCTCCGTTGACGCTGACCTTGACGTTGCCGCCGTCGAACTCGACCTCCGAGGCCACGTAGTGGTCGAAGGAGAGCCGGGGCGTCGTGCCGTCGGGGACGGTCAGCTCGGGTGTGGCCATCCCGACCCGGGAGGAGTAGTCGTCCTCGCCGAGGTTGCAGTGTCCGAAGCTGCCGGCGTTTCCCTTGTCGTTGAAGTAGAGGACGTTCGGGTCGCCCTGGTGCGCGGCGCCGCCGTCGGTAACGGTCGGAAGGTCTGCCGTCACGGACGCGTCGAAGTGCTTGGCGCCGCTACCGTCCTCGCCGAAGTCGGCGTACTCCACGTCCTGCGTCCAGTCGGCGGGCAGGCCGGCCTCGAAGTCCTCGGACCAGACCGTGCTGGTCACCGTCCCTGCGCCACAGCTGATCGTGCCGGGGTCGAACATCGGCTGGAAGTTGCACTGGGTCGGCTCCGTGCGGAGCTGGGTGGCCAGTGCGGCCTTGGCGACATCCGCGCAGTCGCCGGCAGTGATGGGCGCGATCACACCCTTGTCGTCCGCGCTGCCGCCCGTTGCACTCTCACCCAGGGTGAGCTTCTTCAGGGTGGCGTTGCCGGTCAGGACCGCGCAGGACTGCTCCAGTCCGTCGGCGAGCTCGGCGAAGCCGGACGTGGGCGTGAGGTAGTTCGTCTGCGTGTGCCAGAAGATGTTGGCTGCCTTGTCGAGGCCGATACCGCCGATGGTCTGGCCGTTGTAGGTGCCACCGTCGACGAGCAGCGCGTAGGTGTGGTTGACCACGCCGGAGTTGGTGTGGACCCCGCCGCTGTCGCCGGTGTCGCAGGCGTACTCCTCGTCCGACACCTTGCCCGGGTCGCCGTAGCAGGTCGGGTTCCACATGTCGCGGATCGCACCACCGAAGGCGGGGTCGTCCTCACCGGAGAGCCAGCGGAAGCTGGTGTCGCGCGAGCCGGGCACCTCGTCGTCGGCCAGCGTGATCGTCAGCGGAACGGCGGCAGCCTTGATCTCGGAGCCGTCGGCCTGGCTGACCATGGCGCCGTAGAGGTCGGAGAAGCCGGCCACGGACGAGACACCGGGGCGGTTGTTGCCGAAGATGATGCCGGTCGCGCCGGCGTCCTCGGCATGGGCGATCTTGTCGGCGAAGGCGCACAGCCCGCGATCGACGTACACGAACTTGCCGGAGATGGCGGCGCCGTTGTCGAACGGGGAGCAGCCGTCGGTGTCGGTGCCCACCACGTCGCCGTCCTCCTCCTCGACCGCGTCCGTTCCGACCACCAGGTCGTCGGTGACGTTGTCGATGATCGGGCCGAACGCGGCCGGCGCGCCGGTGCAGGTGCCGACCGGGGCGCTGACCTCGACGGAGATCGCGCCACGGGTGCCCTCGGAGCACTTGCCGTCGGTGCGGTGCGTCGCCTCGTCCGGCGAGTTGAAGCGGTCGTTGAGCATGTCGACCGTCTCGCCCCAGATGTCCGAGTACGCCTCGTTCATCGCACCCGGCTGCCACTGGTAGAGCAGGCCCGAGGTCTTCTCGGTGTAGGCGTGGCCCCACTCGTGCGCCACGGTGTCGTCGGAGGACACGCCGGAGCAGTAGTTGGTCGAGGCTCCGTTCCAGTTCGCGTTCGGGCAGTCGATGTCGGGGTCGTTGTTGACCGTGATCATCTTGCTGCCCGCGCCGTCCCAGGCGTCGCGACCGAACGAGTTCTTGAAGAACCAGTACGCCTCGCCGGTTCCCTGGACCTCGCTCTTCTGGTCGTCGTCCAGGGCGCCGGGGAAGTCGTCGCCCTCCTTCCACACGATCGGTTCGTTGATCGAGGTCTCGTGCAACTCGCGATCGAGGTTGTGCGCGATCATCGTGTAGCGGTTGACCGGCTTGCCGGTGATGGCGTCGAGCACGCTGGTCTCACGGACCTGCTTGCCGTCGGTCACCTCGACGACCCAGGCCAGCAGGTTGCGGCCCTCGACGCCCTGGATGGCGCCCATCCGGTAGACCATCAGGTCCGCCTTGGTGGCGCTCAGGTCGCCCGCCTTCGGCTTCCTCGTCGCGGCGTCGCCCTGGCCGGCCGGTGCGTCGGCGGCGAGCTTGATCGCCTTCGCGACCGCCGCGTCCTTGTCGAGGCGCGGGGTGACGTCGACGTCGATCTTCGGCACGACGTACCCGGTCACCGAGGTCAGGTCGCCCTGTGCGTCGACGTGCGCGCGCAGCTTCGCGCCGAACACCGGCACTCCCTGGTAGGACTGCGCGAAGTCGACGGTGAAGCCGGCGGGCGTCTTGGTGGTGGTGGACCGCTGCAGCTGCGCGGCGGTGGCGCCGAACGCGCGGGCGTACTTGTCGACGTAGCCGGTGGCCTTGGCCTCGGCGCCGCTGCGGGTCCTGCCCGACTGCTCGGACGGGTAGAGGTCCTCGGTCGCGCTGATGAAGCTGAGCTTGTCCGTGGCCGGCGAGGTCGTCACGGCCACGTTGCCACTGGCCTCGCCGCGCATCTGCTGCACGACCGACGGGTCCTTCGGAGCGGCCGCCGTCGGCGTCGACGGGATGGCCACGAGGGCCGCCCCGACGAGAGAGAGTCCGACGCCCTTCCTCAGGGCGTCAGGAAGGTTGAGTCTCACGAAATGTTCTCCTCGAGATAGAACGTGCCCTCGGCAGGCCTAGGGGGTGCCAGCTCCCGAAACACGTGGACGAGACCCTAGGGGGCAGGAATGCGGGCGGTCCAGAGGTTCGGAGCAAACTCTGCGTCAGGTGGGGCGCCGAGCCGCAGGAACTTCGGGGGGAGCACCGGGGCGGGCCCGGTCGAGACACACCGCCCTGTGGTCCCTGTGACTGGTGGGGCCATCGCCTAGGTTTGGTGTCATGGCGACCCGTACGTCTTCCCCGCCGGCGTCGCGCAGCAGGACCAGCTCTTCCTCCCGCTCGGGCGTGAAGAAGACAGCCAGCTCGCGTACCCGGAGTACGACCACCAAGAAGCGACCGCCGGCGAAGAAGTCGGCGGCGAAGCGGCCTGCCCCGCGGGCGGTGCGCAGCGGCCCGGGGCCGGTGCTGCGCGCGTTCACCGCGCTCGGCAGGGGAGTGGTCGCGCTGTGGCTCGCCTTCGCCCACGGCATCGGAGCGGTCACCCGGGGCGTCGGCCACGGCGCCCGCGACATCGACCCCGAGCAGCGGCGCGACGGCTTCGGCCTGCTGCTGGTCGCCGTCGCGCTGATCATCACCGGCGCGGTCTGGTTCGAGGTGCCCGGTGGGGTCATGGACTTCACCCGCGCCGCGGTGTCCGGATCGGTCGGCAAGATCGGCTGGTTCGTGCCGCTGCTCGTGCTGGCCGCCGGCTGGCGGGTCATGCGCGACCCGGTCGGCAACGGCCCGGCCGGTCGCCAGGTCATCGGCTGGACCGCGTTCTCCTTCGGCCTGCTCGGCATCGTCCACATCGCCAACGGCAGCCCCGAGCCCGTGCAGGGCGACACCACGCCACTGCGCGAGGGCGGCGGCGCGGTCGGGTACGTCGTCTCGGCCCTGCTGCTCGACCTGCTCCGCGCGCCGGCGGTCGTCGTACCGCTGCTGGCGCTGCTGGCCTTCTTCGGCATCCTCGTGATCACCGCGACGCCGCTGTACCGCGTGCCCGACCGGCTGCGCGAGATCGGCGACCTGCTGCTGGGCCGGCACCACGAGTACGGCGACGCGCAGCCGCTCAGCATCGACGACACCTTCGAGCGGATGGGCGACCCGGCGTACGACTCCCCGGTCCTCGCCGAGCCGAAGAAGCGGCGCCGCAAGAAGGACGAGGAGCCGAACCCCGTCGAGGAGTCGATGGAGCTGCTCACGCCCATCGACGTGCCGCTCGTCGACGACGAGCCGATCGACCCCGAGGCGGGCTCCAACGCCCTCATCGCCCGCCGGCTGGCGCAGGCGACGACCGCCGACGACGAGACCGGCGAGCTCGAGCCGCCGCCGCACGCCGACCTGCCGCAGCGCGTCGAGCAGCTCGCCCTGTCCGGCGACATCGTCTACACGCTGCCCGACGCCTCGGCGCTCAAGCCGGGCGACCCGCACCGCGCCCGGTCGAAGGCCAGCGACGACGTCGTCTCGCGCCTGCAGGGCGTGCTCGACGAGTTCAACGTCGACGCCCAGGTCGTCGGCTACACGCGTGGTCCGACGGTCACCCGCTACGAGATCGAGCTCGGCACCGGCGTCAAGGTCGAGAAGATCCTCGGCGTCCAGCGCAACATCTCCTACGCCGTCGGCTCGGAGGACGTGCGGATCCTCAGCCCGATCCCGGGCAAGTCCGCGGTCGGTGTCGAGATCCCCAACACCGACAAGGAGATCGTCTCCCTCGGCGACGTGCTCCGCTCCAACGTCGCGCGCACCGATCACCACCCGTTGGTGGCAGGTCTCGGCAAGGACGTCGAGGGCGGCTTCGTGGTCGCGAACCTCGCGAAGATGCCGCACCTGCTGGTCGCCGGCGCCACCGGCTCCGGAAAGTCGAGCTTCATCAACTCGATGATCACCTCGGTGCTGATGCGCTCCACGCCCGACGAGGTGCGGATGATCATGGTCGACCCCAAGCGGGTCGAGCTGAACGCCTACGAGGGCGTCCCGCACCTGATCACGCCGATCATCACCAACCCCAAGAAGGCCGCCGAGGCGCTCGAGTGGGTCTGCCGCGAGATGGACATGCGGTACGACGACCTGGCCAACTTCGGCTTCCGGCACATCAACGACTTCAACAAGGCCGTCCGTGAGGGCAAGGTCGAGGTCCCGCCGGGCAGCGAGCGCACGCTGACGCCGTACCCGTACCTGCTGGTGATCGTCGACGAGCTCGCCGACCTGATGATGGTCGCGCCGCGCGACGTCGAGAGCTCGATCGTGCGCATCACCCAGCTCGCGCGAGCCGCCGGCATCCACCTGGTGCTCGCGACGCAGCGCCCGTCGGTCGACGTCGTCACCGGTCTGATCAAGGCGAACGTCCCGTCCCGACTCGCGTTCGCGACCTCCAGCCTCGCCGACAGCCGGGTCATCCTCGACACCCCGGGTGCCGAGAAGCTGGTGGGCCAAGGTGACGGACTGTTCCTGCCGATGGGTGCCTCCAAGCCGATCCGCGTGCAGGGCTCGTGGGTCAGCGAGCCCGAGATCCAGCAGGTCGTCAAGCACTGCAAGGGCCAGCTCGAGCCGAGCTACCGCGAGGACGTCACCGCGCCGGCGGCGTCCAGCAAGGTGCTCGACGACGACATCGGCGACGACATGGACCTGGTCATCCAGGCGATCGAGCTCGTGGTCTCCACGCAGTTCGGCTCCACGTCGATGCTGCAGCGCAAGCTCCGCGTCGGCTTCGCCAAGGCCGGCCGGCTGATGGACATCCTCGAGAGCCGTGGCGTGGTCGGACCCAGCGAGGGATCCAAGGCGCGCGACGTGCTGGTCAAGCCCGACGAGATCGATGCCGTGATCATGACCATCCAGGGGGAGGCGTGAGCGAGATCACCGAGAACACCGACACCACCGAGGCTGCCGGCACCAACCCCCGGATCGAGGTCCGCCGCAACGTCGCCCTGTCGGCGTCCGTCGGCGGGTTCTCGGCGTTGCTCACGGTCGCGTTCGCGGTCCGCGCGTTCAGCGGCGGCAGCACCCTGGACTGGCTGTCCTTCGGCGTCCTGGTGCTGGTGACGATCGCCCACGCCGCCTCGCTCGTCGACGGTCGCGCGCCGCTGCTGGTCGCCGACGACCACGGCGTGCGACTGCGCCACGGGGCCAAGTGGCGGGGGATCGCCTGGCCCGAGATCGACTGCCTCGAGCACCTGCCGCGACGCGGCGTGGTCCGCGACGGGCACATCCTGGTCGACGGGTACGACGACCAGCAGCTCGTCGTCCCCCTGACGCTGGCGACGCGCATCGTCGGCGTCGAGTCCGGCTCCCTGAGCGACGCTCTCGCCGACCTCGCCGACGGGCGCGCCGACGTGGTCGAGGTCGTGCCCGGCCTCTCCGAGGAGGGCACCGCGCCGCGCAGCGAGTCGGTGCCCAAGCTGAGCGACCTGTACGCCGACGAGGAGCCCGTCGTGCCCGAGGCCCGGCGCGGCATCGCGGCCCGGGTCGCCGCCGGCCTGTCGGGACGCGCGGGCGAGGACGTGGTCGAGGAGGTGGTCGAGGAGACCGCCGACGAGGCCGACTACGAGGACACCGGTGAGGTGATCCTCGCCGAGGACACCGAGACCACCGACGAGTTCGCCGCCGTGGAGCAGGAGCCGCCTGCTCCCGAGCGGATGACCGTGCTCCCCGCGCGGGTCGAGCTGGACCGGCCGACCCCGGAGCGGCCGACGCTGGTCCAGGCGCCGGTCGACCCACCGCGCCCGGTGGATCTCGAGGACACCGGTGCGGTCACCGTCGTCCTCGACGACCTGGCCGTGCGTCCGGCGGCCCAGCCCGTGATCGGTCCCGAGCTGACCGCGGCCCGCGACCGCCTGCGCCTCACGATCGACCAGCTCTCCGAGCGCACCCGGATCCGTCCCCACGTGATCGAGGCGATCGAGGTCGACGACTTCGCGCCCTGCGGTGGCGACTTCTACGCCCGCGGCCACCTGCGCACCCTCGCCCGGGTCCTCGGCATCGACGCCGGGCCGCTCGTGGCGTCGTACGACGAGACCTACGCCGACGCCCCGGTCGACCCGCGCCGCGTGTTCGAGGCCGAGCTCGCCACCGGCACCGGCGGCTCGATCCGCAGCACCCGGGGCGGTCGCAACTGGTCGGTCCTCATCGCCGCGGTGATGGGTGCGGTGCTGATCTGGTCGGTCGCCAAGCTGGTGATGGGCGGTCCCGTCGCCGTCGGCGAGACCCCGGTGCTCAACCAGAGCGGCGGCATCTCCAAGGCTGCCGCCGCGAAGGGCGACCCGGTCAAGCTGACCCTGGTGGCGGCCGGCGGGGGAGCCCAGCTGGTCATCCGCGACGCTGCCGGCGAGATCGTCTTCGACGGCAACCTGGCGTTCGGGCAGACCTCGGAGCTCAAGGTCGTCCCGCCGGTGCGGATCTGGAGCTCCGACGGCTCGGTGACCTACGCCATCGGCGGCAAGAAGCCGCAGGCGCTCGGCGACACCGGTGCCGAGGCGTCCAAGACCGTCGCCGGCTCCTGATCACACGAGCGAGGAATGCCGGCGGCCCGCGGTCCGCCGGTAGCCTTGGCCCGACATGACCAGCACACCCACGAACCCCGTCTCGGTCGCGCTGCTCACCCTCGGGTGCGCACGCAACGACGTCGACTCCGAGGAGCTGGCCGGCCGCCTCGCCGCGGACGGCTTCACGCTCGTCGACGACCCGGAGGACGCCGACACGGTCGTGGTCAACACCTGCGGCTTCGTCGACGCGGCCAAGAAGGACTCGATCGACACCCTGCTCGCCGCCGCCGACCTCAAGGAGTCCGGCCGGCCGCAGGCGGTCGTCGCGGTGGGCTGCCTGGCGGAGCGCTACGGCGAGGAGCTCGCCGACTCGCTGCCCGAGGCCGATGCCGTGCTGGGCTTCGACGACTACCAGGACATCTCCGGGCGGCTGCGCTCGATCCTCGCCGGCGAGCGTCCGCACCCGCACACCCCGCGCGACAGGCGGCTGCTGCTGCCGATCAGTCCGGCCGAGCGGCAGGTGGCCGTCGAGACCGCCGAGTCTGCCGGGTTCGGCGCCGACTTCGACATCGCCATCCCCGGCCGCTCCGCGATCCGGCGACGCCTCGACGGCGGACCGATGGCTCCGCTGAAGCTGGCCAGCGGCTGCGACCGGCGGTGCACCTTCTGCGCGATCCCGATGTTCCGCGGCTCGTTCGTCAGCCGCCGGCCCTCCGACGTGCTGCAGGAGGCCCACTGGCTGGCCGAGCAGGGTGTCAAGGAGCTCTTCCTCGTCTCGGAGAACTCCACCTCCTACGGCAAGGACCTCGGCGACCTCGGCCTGCTCGAGACGCTGCTGCCCGAGCTGACCGCGATCGACGGCATCGAGCGGGTCCGGGTCTCCTACCTGCAGCCCGCCGAGACCCGCCCCGGACTGGTCCGCGCCATCGCGTCCACGCCCGGCGTGGCGCCGTACTTCGACCTGTCCTTCCAGCACGCCAGCGCCACGGTGCTGCGCCGGATGCGCCGCTTCGGCGACCCGGAGAGCTTCCTCGGCCTGCTCGACCAGGTGCGCTCGCTCGCGCCCGAGGCCGGCGTGCGCTCCAACGTGATCGTCGGCTTCCCTGGCGAGACCGAGGAGGAGTTCCAGACGCTGTGCGACTTCCTGGTCGCCGCGCGGATGGACGTCACCGGCGTGTTCGGCTACTCCGACGAGGACGGCACCGAGGCCGAGAAGCTCGACGGCAAGCTCGACGAGGACGAGATCAACGCCCGCGTCCAGCACCTCAACGACCTCGTCTCCGAGCTCACCGCGCAGCGCGCCGAGGAGCGGATCGGCAGCACCGTCGAGGTTCTCGTCGAGGAGCTCGACCCCGACGGGACCGGCGACGGCACCGTCGAGGGCCGCGCCGCCCAGCAAGGGCCCGAGGTCGACGGCACCACCCGGGTGCTCGGCGTACCCGGTGCGCGCCTGGGCGACCTCGTCACCGCGGTCGTCGTCGCCACCGACGGCGTCGACCTGATCGCCGAACCGGCAGGAGGACAGGGATGAGCGAGACCAGCACGGGGCAGACCCCGGCCCCGGCCAAGCCGAGCAACTGGAACCTCCCCAACGCGCTGACGACGCTGCGGATCGTGCTGGTGCCCTTCTACGGCTGGGCGCTGCTGTACGACGGCGGCGACTCGATCACCTGGCGCACCGTCGCCTGGGCGATCTTCTTCGTCGCGATGGTCACCGACAAGATCGACGGCGACATCGCGCGCGCCCGCAACCTGGTGACCGACTTCGGCAAGATCGCCGACCCCATCGCCGACAAGGCGATCACCGGCATGGCCTTCATCGGCTTGTCGATCATCATGGACACCTGGTGGATGTGGACGATCACGATCGTCGTCCTGGTCCGCGAGTGGGCCGTCACCCTGCTGCGCCTGTCGGTGCTCAAGTCGGTCGTCATCGCCGCCGCCCGCAGCGGCAAGTGGAAGACCGCCGCCCAGGCCCTCGCCCTCGGCTTCCTCACGCTCCCGCTGCTCGAGGTCGACGGCTGGCTCGACGTCCCCGGTGAGATCACCTACGGCGTCGCGATCGCGCTGCTGCTCGTCGCCTTCGTGCTGACGATCTGGTCGGGCTACGAGTTCTTCCGCGACGTGTGGAAGCAGCGCGACTCGATCCGCCGGCCGTCCGCGGCCTGAGCTCGCTCGTCTGCCCGCGCCTGTCCGGCGGGGGCGGTCACTGAGATCGTCCGGTCCACGGGATCGCAAGGGCAACATCTGACGGCAGCACGTCGCCTTTTCGTCACTTGATTTTCCTCAACCCCTTGCCACCCTGACCGAGGGCGCGCCTAGGTTAAGGACCCTTCCCCCCGTTCTCGCTGGCATCTCTCTCGGGCGCGCGTGATCGGCTGTCCCCTGCCGCTTTGACGACCTCGGAAGTAGTTCATGCGATCAGTGAAACAGCTCGTTTTCGGCTCCCTCAGCGCGGCGATCGCCGTCACGGGAATGACAGCCCTCCAGGCCGCACCGGCCCGGGCGAACACCGCAGGCACCGGCCTGGTGATCTCCGAGGTGTACGGCGGTGGCGGGTTGCCCGCCGGCGGCGGCTTCCCGGTGTCCGCCTTCACCCATGACTTCATCGAGCTCTACAACCCGACGAACGCGGCGGTCGACCTGACCGGGTGGGCCGTCTTCTACGGGAGCGCGGGGCGCGCCAACCCCTCCGGCGTCACGAACAAGACGGACCTCACCGGCTCGATCCCCGCCCACGGTCACTACCTCGTCCAGGGCGCGGGCAACGTGGCGAACGGCGCACCGATGCCGGCCGCCGACGTGACGGGCGGCCTCACCATGAGCACCACGTCGGGCCTGGTCATCCTCAGCAACCAGAACGCCGCGCTCACCCTGCCCACCGGTGACATCAAGAACGCGGCAGGCGTCGTCGACGCCGTCGGCTACGGCACGGCCAACACGTTCGAGACCGCTGCCCAGGGCACCGCTCTCTCCGGCACGACCGCGGCCGCGCGCAGCGGCACCGGCGGCGACAACGACGACAACAGCGCAGACCTCTCGGTGGGCACCCCGACCCCGACCAACAGCCACGAGAACGCGGTCCAGCCACTCGACGCCGCGAGCCAGGCAGACGTGGTCGGCTACGACGGCGTCGCGCTCACGCAGGTCAACCTGTCCGCGACGGGCGGTCAGCCGCCCTACACCTGGTCGCTGAGCAGCGGCACGCTGCCCTCCGGCGTGACGCTGAGCTCCGCCGGCACCCTCGGTGGCACACCGACGGCGACCGGCACCTTCCCGATCACCGCGACCGTCACCGACAGCACGCCCGGCACGCCGGCCACCGACACGGTCACGTTCACGATCACCGTGTCTGCGGCGCCCCCGACGCTGACGATCGCCGAGATCCAGGGCACCGGCGCCGCGTCGCCCAAGGTCGACCAGGTCGTGACCACGACCGGCGTCGTGACCGCGATGTACAAGGACCCGGCGTTCGCCGACTCGAGCTTCGACGGCATGTACGTCCAGACGGGCGGAACCGGGACCACGGACACCACCCCGGGCGCCTCGGACGCGATCTTCGTCTACGGCAGCAACGCGATGCCGGCCGGTGTGGCCATCGGTGACTCCGTGCAGGTCACGGGCACCGTGAGCGAGGCATTCGGCGCGCTCACCGAGATCACGCCCGGTGCCGGAGGCGTCACGGAGATCGCCGCGCTCGACCCGGTCACCCCGCTCGCGATCGCCTACCCGACGACCGAGGCGGGCCGCGAGGCACAGGAGGGCATGCTGCTCGCCCCGACCGACGACCTCACGGTGACGAACTCCTACAACATCAACACGTTCGGCGAGATCGGCCTCGCCACCGGGGACCGTCCGCTGCGACAGCCGACCGAGCACGTCGCCGACACGGACACCACGGGGCTCGCTGAGATCAAGGCCGACAACGCGGCCCGGTCCGTGGCGCTCGACGACGGCACGTCGCTCAACTACATGACCAATGCCGCGGCGAAGAACCAGCCGATGCCCTGGCTGACCAAGACCAACGCCGTCCGTGTGGGCGCCGCGGTCACGCTCACCGGTCCGGTCATCCTCGACTACCGCAACAGCACGTGGAAGTTCCAGCCGCGGTCGCCGATCTTCGACGACGGGGCCGCGACCGCGACGTTCGAGGACACCCGGGCCGGCAACCTGGCACCGGGCGCCGTCGGCGGTGACCTCAAGATCGCGACGTTCAACGTCTTGAACTACTTCAACACCACCGGCGAGCAGTACGTCGCCACCGGCGCCGCCCAGAACCCGCCCGTCAACACGCAGTGCACC
This genomic interval from Nocardioides kongjuensis contains the following:
- the pgsA gene encoding CDP-diacylglycerol--glycerol-3-phosphate 3-phosphatidyltransferase gives rise to the protein MSETSTGQTPAPAKPSNWNLPNALTTLRIVLVPFYGWALLYDGGDSITWRTVAWAIFFVAMVTDKIDGDIARARNLVTDFGKIADPIADKAITGMAFIGLSIIMDTWWMWTITIVVLVREWAVTLLRLSVLKSVVIAAARSGKWKTAAQALALGFLTLPLLEVDGWLDVPGEITYGVAIALLLVAFVLTIWSGYEFFRDVWKQRDSIRRPSAA
- the rimO gene encoding 30S ribosomal protein S12 methylthiotransferase RimO, which produces MTSTPTNPVSVALLTLGCARNDVDSEELAGRLAADGFTLVDDPEDADTVVVNTCGFVDAAKKDSIDTLLAAADLKESGRPQAVVAVGCLAERYGEELADSLPEADAVLGFDDYQDISGRLRSILAGERPHPHTPRDRRLLLPISPAERQVAVETAESAGFGADFDIAIPGRSAIRRRLDGGPMAPLKLASGCDRRCTFCAIPMFRGSFVSRRPSDVLQEAHWLAEQGVKELFLVSENSTSYGKDLGDLGLLETLLPELTAIDGIERVRVSYLQPAETRPGLVRAIASTPGVAPYFDLSFQHASATVLRRMRRFGDPESFLGLLDQVRSLAPEAGVRSNVIVGFPGETEEEFQTLCDFLVAARMDVTGVFGYSDEDGTEAEKLDGKLDEDEINARVQHLNDLVSELTAQRAEERIGSTVEVLVEELDPDGTGDGTVEGRAAQQGPEVDGTTRVLGVPGARLGDLVTAVVVATDGVDLIAEPAGGQG